From a region of the Mycobacteroides saopaulense genome:
- a CDS encoding SRPBCC family protein, with product MPSLEAVDEAFLSSAPVRASHTISVPVSADTVWRELTNDTTLRWLAPGIKVVWGNPRSGVGAVRKIGPAVGPKVNEHYFLWEEGKRKAFYVTSVPVPVPGLRAFAEDYIVTPTDRGADFTWLWAIDGTGPIRNATPAVNAIVGFSMKRTQKYFEKLAASRV from the coding sequence ATGCCTTCGCTTGAAGCAGTCGATGAAGCCTTCCTGTCCAGTGCTCCGGTGCGAGCGAGCCACACCATCTCCGTGCCGGTATCCGCCGACACGGTGTGGCGCGAGCTGACCAACGACACCACGCTCCGCTGGTTGGCGCCGGGGATCAAGGTGGTGTGGGGTAACCCCCGCTCCGGCGTCGGCGCGGTCCGCAAGATCGGGCCCGCGGTGGGGCCCAAGGTGAATGAGCACTACTTCCTCTGGGAGGAAGGCAAGCGGAAGGCGTTCTACGTGACCAGCGTTCCGGTGCCGGTGCCCGGCTTGCGTGCCTTCGCCGAGGACTACATCGTGACGCCCACCGATCGTGGTGCCGACTTCACCTGGCTCTGGGCCATCGACGGCACCGGCCCGATTCGCAATGCCACGCCTGCGGTGAACGCCATCGTCGGCTTTTCGATGAAGCGCACCCAGAAGTACTTCGAGAAGCTCGCCGCGTCCAGGGTGTAG
- a CDS encoding FAD-dependent monooxygenase: protein MTEHAVVVAGGGPTGLMLAGELALAGIDVAVLERRGSHEEVGSRAAGVHSRTIEVFDQRGIAERFLSQGMTGQVTHFSGIFMSIADFPTRHPYALGLLQHYTEKTLAAWIGELGVPVYYGAEVVGFTQDASGVDVDLADGGAMRGQYLIGCDGGRSAIRKAAGIGFPGHDPSCSAMLVDAEITEQPLEFGLLRKPGQSFLGILPFEEGWCRLVFSTDLDRLGVEPTLEEAKEALIAIAGTDFGLHSPRWMSRFSDMTRQADRYRDRRLFLAGDSAHIHFPFGGQGLNTGVQDAVNLGWKLAAVIKGEAPDSLLDTYHAERHPVAERVLHNTMAQTPLSEAGPRMDALRDIMADLLAMDEPRKRIAGMMSGLDIHYELGDGHPLLGRRVPDLDVVTVDGPSRMYTYLHAARPVLFNFGDPQSLDIEGWTDRVNLVDTKHSGVWELPVLGEVTAPDAVLVRPDGYVAWVGQGSDEGLRDALTRWVGSPSRA, encoded by the coding sequence ATGACCGAGCATGCGGTTGTTGTCGCGGGCGGCGGCCCGACCGGGCTGATGTTGGCCGGTGAGCTGGCGCTCGCCGGCATTGACGTCGCGGTCCTGGAACGTCGCGGTAGCCACGAGGAAGTGGGATCGCGTGCGGCGGGGGTGCATTCGCGCACCATCGAGGTCTTCGATCAGCGCGGGATCGCCGAGAGATTCCTCTCCCAGGGGATGACCGGACAGGTCACCCACTTCTCGGGCATCTTCATGAGCATCGCGGATTTTCCGACCCGGCACCCGTATGCACTGGGTCTGCTGCAGCACTACACCGAGAAGACGTTGGCGGCTTGGATCGGAGAACTCGGGGTACCGGTCTACTACGGCGCCGAAGTCGTCGGATTCACCCAGGACGCCTCCGGCGTGGACGTCGATCTTGCCGACGGTGGCGCCATGCGTGGGCAATACCTCATCGGATGCGATGGCGGGCGCAGCGCCATCCGGAAGGCTGCCGGGATCGGCTTTCCCGGCCATGACCCGTCGTGCTCCGCGATGTTGGTCGATGCCGAGATCACCGAGCAACCGCTCGAGTTCGGTCTGCTGCGCAAGCCGGGGCAATCGTTCCTCGGGATACTGCCCTTCGAGGAGGGATGGTGCCGTCTGGTCTTCAGCACCGACCTCGATCGGCTCGGCGTCGAACCGACGCTGGAAGAGGCCAAGGAAGCGCTCATCGCCATCGCGGGAACGGATTTCGGATTGCACAGTCCGCGGTGGATGTCGCGCTTCTCCGATATGACGCGTCAGGCGGACCGGTATCGCGACCGTCGCCTGTTCCTGGCGGGTGATTCCGCGCATATCCATTTCCCGTTCGGCGGGCAGGGGCTCAACACCGGCGTACAAGACGCGGTGAACCTGGGGTGGAAGCTGGCCGCGGTCATCAAGGGAGAAGCACCGGATTCCTTGCTAGACACCTACCACGCCGAGCGTCATCCGGTGGCGGAGCGGGTGCTGCACAACACCATGGCCCAGACACCGTTGTCCGAGGCGGGTCCGCGCATGGATGCGCTGCGTGACATCATGGCCGACCTGCTGGCCATGGACGAACCACGCAAGCGCATCGCCGGCATGATGAGCGGCCTGGACATCCACTACGAGCTGGGCGACGGGCATCCACTGTTGGGCCGTCGTGTGCCCGATCTCGACGTGGTGACCGTGGACGGCCCGTCACGGATGTACACGTATCTGCATGCTGCTCGCCCTGTGCTGTTCAATTTCGGAGATCCCCAGAGCCTGGACATCGAGGGATGGACGGATCGGGTAAATCTCGTCGACACCAAACATTCAGGGGTTTGGGAACTTCCGGTGCTGGGTGAGGTGACGGCGCCGGACGCGGTGCTCGTGCGGCCGGACGGATATGTCGCGTGGGTGGGCCAGGGGTCCGACGAGGGGCTTCGTGACGCACTGACCCGATGGGTGGGGTCACCGTCTCGGGCGTAG
- a CDS encoding PA14 domain-containing protein — translation MRGTALLLAFIVLVSGCVPARPQADAAAHNPCDVGQYWTRYYNNTDQSGTAVLARCEYSVGGNFAGSPTPGVNADRFSADATGSLRFPVTGQYQIASMSGGVMARVWLDDEQIFDHANTRDWGTDLATRTVEAGVHTVRVSYSSTSGPAVQEFSVSRAGPGPMSANGNYFAANSFLNQPLPSNPAVDPRSPNWVAALVNHPDVKAIDVNEDIWTTAVYHAPAGTPTRTVTVRNSGKSIEVPYLPHYRPTQDTDAHIAIIDDTSGCEYEFQSFKPDSMSAIAQATYRVDIGSGGHVSGPAHSGGELSYLAGLITPEDVQAGVIDHALRFAIPINAPTYVYPGTRSDGTVAGGVPEGIRIQLDPSLDLRTWNLSPFQRMVATALQKYGAFDADVAKTFSLTARSVIDGSRYSTRIDDLPRELIGHLRFLTPSISSTDIQLDTAADGGCRQQR, via the coding sequence GTGCGCGGTACGGCCCTTCTGTTGGCGTTCATTGTGCTGGTGTCTGGTTGCGTGCCAGCCCGTCCGCAGGCAGATGCCGCCGCGCACAATCCTTGTGATGTGGGCCAGTACTGGACGCGGTACTACAACAACACCGACCAGTCGGGGACCGCGGTGCTGGCACGGTGCGAGTACTCCGTCGGCGGGAACTTCGCGGGATCTCCCACGCCCGGGGTAAATGCCGACCGGTTCTCGGCCGATGCCACCGGTTCCTTGCGATTCCCGGTGACGGGCCAATATCAGATCGCCTCGATGAGCGGTGGCGTCATGGCACGCGTGTGGCTCGATGACGAGCAGATCTTCGATCACGCCAACACTCGTGACTGGGGGACCGACCTGGCCACCCGCACCGTCGAGGCCGGAGTGCATACCGTCCGCGTCAGCTACTCCAGTACCAGTGGCCCTGCCGTACAAGAATTCTCGGTTTCCCGAGCCGGGCCCGGCCCGATGTCCGCGAACGGCAACTATTTCGCGGCCAACTCGTTTCTGAACCAGCCTCTCCCGTCGAATCCGGCGGTCGACCCGCGCTCGCCGAATTGGGTTGCGGCGCTGGTGAATCACCCGGATGTCAAGGCCATCGACGTCAACGAGGACATCTGGACCACCGCCGTGTATCACGCACCCGCGGGTACCCCGACCCGGACCGTCACGGTGCGCAACAGCGGCAAGTCGATCGAGGTGCCGTACCTGCCGCACTACCGCCCCACGCAGGACACCGATGCGCATATCGCGATCATCGACGACACCAGCGGGTGCGAGTACGAATTCCAGTCCTTCAAACCGGATTCCATGTCCGCGATCGCCCAGGCCACCTACCGGGTGGACATCGGATCCGGCGGGCACGTCAGTGGTCCGGCGCATTCGGGAGGCGAACTGTCCTATCTCGCCGGGTTGATAACACCGGAAGACGTGCAGGCCGGCGTGATCGACCACGCGCTCCGGTTCGCCATCCCGATCAACGCACCCACGTATGTCTACCCGGGCACGAGGTCGGACGGCACCGTCGCGGGCGGGGTGCCCGAGGGCATACGCATTCAGCTGGATCCGTCCCTGGACCTCAGGACATGGAATCTGAGCCCCTTCCAGCGGATGGTCGCGACGGCGTTGCAGAAGTACGGGGCATTCGACGCCGATGTCGCCAAGACCTTCTCGTTGACGGCGCGAAGCGTGATCGACGGAAGCCGGTACTCCACGCGGATCGATGATCTGCCCCGCGAATTGATCGGGCATCTTCGGTTCCTGACGCCGTCGATCAGCTCCACGGACATCCAACTCGATACCGCGGCCGACGGGGGATGCCGCCAGCAGCGCTAA
- a CDS encoding condensation domain-containing protein, which yields MTATIPEVQARPAAPVPAAAHLDFVDQASFLGLRATELSTLGQMVWIYERDIDTDRLRRFHANLGQGLFGRRIERSRLPFGRHRWVLDPTCHPIDVELAPLPRTELQDWVHRHAQLPVDPEHGPSWRLGVTRFTDGATAVSLVVSHSIADGVGMCRAIADAANDATLPLGYETPRSGTRFRRMREDLRRARRDLPDTARAFRKATKMLSSRRQDIKHAGRPATEAYIDQIPAVTVYLDENHWDTHAHGRGGTSNSLVGAFAAQLAAKVGRLGPDGRVTLSMPVNERTEGDHRANAMTSVMFPVEPADLTTDLSGIRSATKKVLSGLRDAPDEKWALLPLTPFIPKAAARRLADVALEYNDYPVGCSNVGPLDPDVNRPDGTHADYVFCKLAEQRVRPDKVLSTYGQLFLASGRVNQQIFLAVIGYQPGVIESRADLTNLLSETLDDFGLHGVIE from the coding sequence GTGACGGCGACGATCCCGGAGGTTCAGGCCAGACCGGCCGCCCCGGTACCGGCGGCCGCGCACCTGGACTTCGTCGATCAAGCGTCCTTCCTCGGGTTGCGGGCCACCGAATTGTCCACACTGGGGCAGATGGTCTGGATCTACGAGCGCGATATCGACACCGACCGGTTGCGCAGATTCCACGCCAACCTCGGCCAGGGGCTGTTCGGTCGGCGAATCGAGCGTTCACGCTTGCCTTTTGGCCGACATCGTTGGGTGCTCGATCCGACGTGCCACCCCATCGACGTCGAGCTCGCACCACTACCACGCACCGAATTGCAGGACTGGGTGCACCGGCATGCGCAGCTGCCGGTCGACCCCGAGCACGGTCCGTCCTGGAGGCTCGGTGTCACGCGGTTCACCGACGGCGCCACCGCGGTCAGCCTGGTGGTTTCGCACAGCATCGCCGACGGCGTGGGAATGTGCCGCGCCATCGCCGATGCCGCCAACGACGCGACCCTGCCGCTGGGCTATGAGACACCACGGTCGGGCACGCGCTTCCGGCGCATGCGGGAAGACCTGCGGCGTGCCAGACGTGACCTGCCGGATACCGCACGAGCCTTCCGCAAGGCCACCAAGATGCTCAGTTCGCGACGCCAGGACATCAAGCACGCCGGCCGGCCCGCCACCGAGGCATACATCGACCAGATACCGGCGGTCACCGTGTACTTGGACGAAAACCATTGGGACACACACGCTCACGGTCGTGGTGGCACCAGCAATTCGCTGGTCGGTGCCTTCGCGGCCCAGCTGGCCGCCAAGGTGGGCCGACTCGGTCCGGATGGCCGGGTCACGCTCTCGATGCCTGTCAACGAACGCACCGAGGGCGATCACCGCGCCAACGCCATGACCTCGGTGATGTTCCCGGTCGAGCCTGCGGACCTGACCACCGATCTGAGCGGAATCCGCAGTGCCACCAAGAAGGTGCTCTCCGGTCTGCGCGACGCACCCGATGAGAAGTGGGCGTTGTTGCCGTTGACGCCGTTCATCCCAAAGGCGGCCGCGCGCCGTCTCGCCGATGTCGCGCTGGAGTACAACGACTACCCCGTCGGTTGTTCCAACGTGGGTCCGCTCGATCCCGATGTGAATCGGCCCGACGGCACGCATGCCGACTACGTGTTCTGCAAGCTGGCCGAACAGCGGGTGCGGCCCGACAAGGTACTGAGCACCTATGGGCAGCTGTTCCTGGCATCAGGGAGGGTCAACCAACAGATCTTCCTGGCCGTCATCGGATACCAACCCGGCGTGATCGAGTCACGTGCCGACCTGACCAACCTGCTGTCCGAGACGCTTGACGACTTCGGCCTGCACGGTGTGATCGAGTAG
- a CDS encoding TetR/AcrR family transcriptional regulator C-terminal domain-containing protein, which yields MILNRETIARAGLVLLDRHGAEKLTMRSVAAALGVQAPALYWHVKNRRDLVDAMADAMFGDAVDNFDLSTPQWDRFLAEGARVLRREMLRYHQGARILAGTATSRAADLTEPMLNVMTKAGFSLADAARLAPTIFHYTIGFTIEQQTRDGFEYPESNPYSEENMRSHVDMATHPTVAQAFSELYDPDFDADFEDGLAVIIDGLRARLRGKRASPAPRVTTRHK from the coding sequence GTGATTCTGAATCGGGAGACGATCGCTCGCGCCGGGCTCGTCCTGCTGGACCGCCACGGTGCCGAGAAACTGACCATGCGCTCTGTCGCAGCGGCACTCGGCGTGCAGGCCCCCGCGTTGTACTGGCACGTGAAAAACCGCCGCGACCTCGTCGACGCCATGGCCGACGCCATGTTCGGCGATGCGGTGGACAACTTCGATCTCTCGACGCCGCAGTGGGATCGGTTTCTGGCCGAGGGCGCCCGCGTGCTGCGCCGGGAAATGCTGCGCTACCACCAAGGAGCACGGATTCTCGCCGGCACCGCCACCTCTCGCGCTGCTGACCTGACCGAGCCCATGCTCAACGTGATGACCAAGGCGGGATTCAGCTTGGCCGATGCCGCACGACTGGCGCCAACGATTTTTCACTACACCATCGGGTTCACCATCGAACAACAGACGCGCGACGGCTTCGAGTACCCGGAGTCCAACCCCTATAGCGAAGAAAACATGCGCTCGCACGTCGACATGGCGACGCATCCGACTGTGGCGCAGGCCTTCTCCGAGCTCTACGACCCGGACTTCGACGCCGATTTCGAAGACGGGCTAGCAGTCATCATCGATGGCCTACGAGCTCGGCTTCGCGGGAAACGGGCATCGCCTGCTCCTCGGGTGACGACTCGTCACAAATAG
- a CDS encoding MMPL/RND family transporter, translating into MADNTGRIYGLIARVVRRAPVVVIGVWIGLAAILALTAPSLQKAIEEHPVDLLPKDAPVMETTRQMVESFQESGAQNILLIVLTNENGLTPADEQTYRVLAARLREDTRDVSMVQDFITKPPLREMMSSTDGKAWYLPVGLQGELATPESGKAYLGALKIIRDSTAGTTLNAFTTGPTATVGDLTVVGERDLHKVEITTAALVLLILLIVYRNPVTMMLPLVVVGVSLGIAQAAVGGLAQMGLSISNQTLTFMTAMMMGAGVDYAVFLISRYHEYVKQGMDSDSAVAAALESIGKVVAASAATVAVTFLGMGFTKLGILSTIGPALSVSILIAFVASVTFLPAVLVLVGRRGWVKPRKAYANKIWHRSGINIVKRPGAHLAVSLVILIILATCGAMVKFGYDDRKNLPAWADSNLGYAAIEKHFPVNSTLPQYLYIKSPHDLRTPRGLADLEQMAARVSQVPGVDKVRGITRPTGEPLEEAKLSFQAGEVGGKLGDASNLIDARTRDLDKLAAGGHTLADKLGQVRDSVKNSLGTARALVEVLAQLRGSGKTGTLADLDSVDKLVTSMHSLGDVIESNAQSASEVYGWIEPVARVLVGNPACDMDPACRSSREEMNRFLETKQDGTRDRIVELGRELKAVDNDKQITATIARLRTALNSIDTNLRRLGLADSYGIQQRFAEVLTGVNSLADGSAQLAEGVQMLVDQTKQMGGQLGDASTLLVAAKRDAAPGSMSGFYIPQQVLTQDSFKNAAAAFVSADGHAVRYLVQSNLNPFSPEAMDQVRAIQDAARSAQPNTTLSDASISMAGLSAMYNDIRNYYNHDLRFIIVLTVIVVLLILIALLRAIVAPLYLIGSVIISYASAVGIGVIAFQFIGGEPLSWSVPGMAFIVLVAVGADYNLLFISRIRDESPDGIRSGVIKTVKSTGGVITSAGVIFAASMFGLLIGNLQSMVEAGFIIGMGLLLDTFLVRTITIPALVVLCGQANWWPSAIVEPWFRKHFSRFKRAGAGREPEPDEACESICDESSPEEQAMPVSREAELVGHR; encoded by the coding sequence GTGGCGGACAACACAGGTCGCATCTACGGACTGATCGCACGGGTCGTCCGTCGAGCCCCTGTCGTCGTTATCGGGGTGTGGATCGGCCTGGCCGCGATCTTGGCGCTGACCGCGCCGTCGTTGCAGAAGGCCATCGAGGAACACCCGGTCGACCTGCTGCCCAAGGATGCTCCCGTCATGGAGACCACTCGGCAGATGGTCGAGTCCTTCCAGGAGTCGGGTGCTCAAAACATCCTGCTGATCGTCCTCACCAACGAGAACGGGCTGACGCCCGCCGACGAGCAGACCTACCGGGTGCTGGCCGCCCGGCTGCGTGAGGACACCCGCGACGTGAGCATGGTGCAGGACTTCATCACCAAACCGCCACTGCGCGAGATGATGTCGAGCACGGACGGCAAAGCCTGGTACCTGCCGGTGGGATTGCAGGGTGAACTGGCCACCCCGGAATCCGGCAAGGCCTACCTCGGCGCGCTCAAGATCATCAGGGACTCCACCGCCGGAACCACCCTCAACGCCTTCACGACGGGGCCGACCGCCACGGTCGGGGACTTGACGGTGGTGGGAGAGCGCGATCTGCACAAGGTCGAAATCACGACAGCTGCTTTGGTTCTGCTCATCCTGCTGATCGTCTATCGCAATCCGGTGACGATGATGCTGCCCCTCGTCGTGGTGGGTGTCTCGCTGGGCATCGCCCAGGCTGCCGTCGGCGGCCTGGCGCAGATGGGCCTGAGCATCTCGAATCAGACGCTGACCTTCATGACCGCGATGATGATGGGCGCGGGCGTCGACTACGCGGTCTTCCTCATCAGCCGATATCACGAGTACGTCAAGCAGGGCATGGATTCGGACAGTGCGGTGGCCGCGGCGCTGGAATCTATCGGCAAGGTGGTAGCGGCCTCGGCCGCGACGGTGGCGGTGACGTTCCTGGGCATGGGCTTCACCAAGCTGGGGATCCTGTCCACCATCGGTCCGGCGCTGAGCGTGTCCATCCTGATCGCCTTCGTGGCCTCGGTGACCTTCCTGCCCGCGGTGCTGGTGCTGGTGGGGCGCCGTGGCTGGGTGAAGCCGAGAAAGGCGTACGCGAACAAGATTTGGCACCGCTCGGGCATCAACATCGTCAAACGTCCGGGCGCGCACCTGGCGGTCAGCCTGGTCATCCTGATCATCCTGGCGACCTGCGGTGCGATGGTGAAATTCGGGTACGACGACCGCAAGAACCTGCCGGCGTGGGCCGACAGCAACTTGGGCTATGCCGCCATCGAGAAACACTTCCCGGTGAACTCGACGCTGCCGCAATACCTTTACATCAAGTCGCCCCATGACCTGCGTACCCCGCGTGGGCTGGCGGATCTGGAGCAGATGGCCGCACGGGTGAGCCAGGTGCCCGGCGTGGACAAGGTGCGGGGTATCACCCGTCCCACCGGCGAGCCGCTGGAAGAGGCCAAGCTGTCGTTCCAGGCAGGTGAGGTCGGCGGGAAGCTGGGCGACGCGTCGAACCTGATCGATGCCCGTACCAGAGACCTGGACAAGCTGGCGGCGGGCGGACACACACTGGCGGACAAGCTCGGTCAGGTCCGCGACTCGGTGAAGAACTCGCTGGGCACCGCGCGTGCACTGGTCGAGGTGCTGGCTCAGCTGCGCGGCAGCGGTAAGACGGGCACGCTGGCCGATCTGGATTCGGTGGACAAGCTGGTCACCAGCATGCATTCACTGGGAGACGTGATCGAGTCGAATGCCCAGAGCGCCAGCGAGGTGTACGGCTGGATCGAGCCGGTCGCACGTGTGTTGGTCGGCAACCCAGCCTGCGACATGGATCCCGCCTGCCGGTCCTCCCGAGAGGAGATGAACCGATTCCTGGAGACCAAACAAGATGGCACCAGAGACCGGATCGTCGAGCTGGGGCGCGAGCTCAAGGCCGTCGACAACGACAAACAGATCACCGCCACCATCGCGCGGCTACGTACCGCGCTGAACTCCATCGACACGAATCTGCGACGATTGGGCTTGGCCGACTCCTATGGCATCCAGCAGCGATTCGCCGAGGTCCTCACCGGAGTGAACTCGCTGGCCGACGGTAGTGCGCAGCTGGCCGAGGGCGTACAGATGCTGGTGGATCAAACCAAACAGATGGGCGGCCAGTTGGGCGACGCCTCGACGCTCCTGGTCGCGGCCAAGCGCGACGCGGCACCCGGATCGATGTCCGGTTTCTACATCCCCCAGCAGGTACTCACCCAGGATTCGTTCAAAAATGCTGCGGCGGCGTTTGTCTCGGCAGACGGGCATGCGGTGCGCTACCTGGTGCAGAGCAACCTGAATCCGTTCAGCCCGGAGGCCATGGATCAGGTCCGCGCCATCCAGGACGCGGCGCGCAGTGCGCAACCGAACACCACGCTCTCGGATGCGTCCATCTCGATGGCCGGACTGTCGGCGATGTACAACGACATCCGCAACTACTACAACCACGACCTGCGATTCATCATCGTGTTGACGGTCATCGTGGTGCTACTGATCCTCATCGCGCTGCTGCGGGCAATCGTGGCACCGCTGTATCTCATTGGTTCGGTGATCATTTCGTATGCCTCGGCGGTGGGCATCGGGGTAATCGCCTTCCAATTCATCGGTGGCGAACCATTGAGCTGGAGTGTGCCCGGAATGGCGTTCATCGTGTTGGTGGCGGTGGGTGCGGACTACAACCTGTTGTTCATCTCCCGCATCCGCGATGAGTCGCCGGACGGCATCCGCTCCGGCGTCATCAAGACGGTGAAGTCGACGGGTGGTGTGATCACCTCTGCCGGAGTCATTTTCGCCGCGTCGATGTTCGGACTGCTGATCGGGAACCTGCAGTCGATGGTCGAAGCGGGCTTCATCATCGGGATGGGTCTGCTCTTGGACACGTTCCTGGTGCGCACCATCACTATTCCCGCCCTGGTGGTGCTGTGTGGGCAGGCCAACTGGTGGCCCTCGGCGATCGTTGAACCCTGGTTCCGTAAACACTTTTCCCGCTTCAAGCGGGCGGGTGCGGGCCGGGAACCGGAACCGGATGAGGCATGCGAATCTATTTGTGACGAGTCGTCACCCGAGGAGCAGGCGATGCCCGTTTCCCGCGAAGCCGAGCTCGTAGGCCATCGATGA
- a CDS encoding LLM class F420-dependent oxidoreductase has protein sequence MAQVAETLEFGVFIPQGWRLDLVGIAPDRQWDVMRDLVRYAESGPWDSVWVYDHFHTVPVPTDEATHEAWTLMSAFAAVTSRIKLGQMCTAMGYRNPVYLAKIAATVDIISGGRTQMGIGGGWYEHEWRAYGYGFPGAAERLGRLREGVRIMRDAWRDGRVSLDGTYYQVDDAIVAPKPLQPNGIPLWIAGGGEKVTLRIAARYAQYTNFGQSPEEFDHKSKILAAHCKDIDTDFDAIVRSANINVVVGADEAEVADRLAAIRARLVPVVGEDVADVTVGNLATTAGTPEQIAERLAEFRRLGLGYAICNFPEAAYDRSGIDLFVREVMGV, from the coding sequence GTGGCGCAGGTGGCCGAGACACTGGAGTTCGGAGTCTTTATCCCGCAGGGCTGGCGCCTGGATCTGGTGGGCATAGCGCCCGACCGTCAATGGGACGTCATGCGCGATCTGGTGCGGTATGCGGAGAGCGGCCCCTGGGACTCGGTGTGGGTCTACGACCACTTCCATACCGTGCCGGTGCCCACCGACGAGGCCACCCACGAGGCGTGGACGTTGATGTCCGCCTTCGCCGCCGTGACCTCACGGATCAAGCTGGGGCAGATGTGCACGGCGATGGGATACCGAAATCCGGTGTACTTGGCCAAGATCGCCGCCACCGTGGACATCATCTCCGGTGGTCGCACCCAGATGGGTATCGGCGGCGGCTGGTACGAGCACGAGTGGCGCGCATACGGCTACGGCTTCCCCGGTGCGGCCGAGCGCCTGGGCAGACTGCGTGAGGGCGTTCGCATCATGCGCGACGCCTGGCGCGATGGGCGCGTCAGCCTGGATGGCACGTATTACCAGGTGGATGATGCCATTGTGGCACCCAAGCCGTTGCAGCCCAACGGTATCCCGCTGTGGATCGCCGGTGGCGGCGAGAAGGTCACGTTGCGGATCGCGGCCCGCTACGCGCAGTACACCAACTTCGGTCAGAGCCCGGAGGAGTTCGATCACAAGTCGAAAATTCTTGCGGCACACTGCAAGGACATCGATACCGACTTCGATGCGATTGTCCGGAGCGCCAACATCAACGTTGTCGTCGGCGCCGACGAGGCCGAGGTCGCCGATCGGTTGGCGGCCATCAGGGCGCGGCTTGTCCCGGTCGTCGGCGAGGACGTCGCCGACGTCACGGTGGGTAACCTGGCCACGACCGCCGGCACTCCGGAGCAGATCGCCGAGCGGCTGGCCGAGTTCCGCCGATTGGGGCTGGGCTATGCGATATGCAACTTCCCGGAGGCGGCCTACGACCGTTCCGGTATCGACTTGTTTGTGCGCGAGGTCATGGGGGTCTAG
- a CDS encoding acyltransferase family protein — MSRRALATYDSFLATRKFGALDGLRALSVLAVIWHHTSGVPGPQISQRGFMGVDLFFAISGFLITTLLLRERDRTTSISLRKFFVRRALRIFPLYYAVLALYVLLVLATERDTARGGQFFGNLPAFLTYTVNWFVDLSSGTSVPFYFSWSLSTEEQFYLLWPPLLVGALLLGKGKIWAPLTVLAALVAVSVSAAVFFDARVLPWRIFASLSLPILLGAAVAIVVNTRRGYAPVAAALGWWWSAPAVFGALIAGLWFGAPTWSIQIVMVVAVAAVTIRENTLLHPLLSWRPLAFIGVISYGIYLTHMLCANVIRRIVHEDQGLALFAGTMTLVVVVAYLSFRYFETPLLRIKRRFESSAQRAGDELARTANGAEQLADRRSE, encoded by the coding sequence GTGTCGCGACGAGCTCTGGCTACTTATGACTCCTTTCTTGCCACGAGAAAGTTCGGGGCGCTGGACGGACTGCGGGCGCTCAGCGTCCTGGCGGTGATCTGGCACCACACGTCGGGTGTGCCCGGCCCGCAGATCTCGCAGCGCGGCTTCATGGGAGTCGATCTCTTCTTCGCCATCAGCGGCTTTCTCATCACCACCTTGCTGCTGCGTGAACGTGATCGCACGACGTCCATCTCGCTACGAAAGTTCTTTGTGCGCAGGGCGTTGCGGATCTTCCCGCTGTACTACGCGGTGCTGGCCCTGTACGTCCTGTTGGTATTGGCCACCGAGCGCGATACGGCCAGGGGAGGGCAGTTCTTCGGCAACCTGCCGGCATTCCTGACCTACACCGTCAACTGGTTCGTGGACCTGTCCAGCGGCACGTCGGTACCGTTCTATTTTTCGTGGTCGTTGTCGACCGAAGAGCAGTTCTACCTGCTGTGGCCGCCACTGCTGGTCGGTGCACTGTTGCTCGGGAAGGGAAAGATCTGGGCCCCGCTCACCGTGCTGGCCGCGTTGGTCGCGGTATCGGTCAGTGCCGCAGTCTTCTTCGATGCCCGGGTGTTGCCGTGGCGCATCTTCGCGAGCCTGTCGTTGCCCATCCTGCTTGGCGCGGCCGTCGCGATCGTCGTGAACACGCGTCGTGGCTACGCGCCGGTGGCTGCGGCGCTGGGCTGGTGGTGGTCTGCTCCGGCGGTGTTCGGGGCGCTGATCGCCGGACTGTGGTTCGGTGCTCCCACGTGGTCGATCCAGATCGTGATGGTCGTGGCCGTCGCCGCGGTGACCATCCGCGAGAACACCCTGTTGCATCCATTGTTGAGCTGGCGTCCGTTGGCATTCATCGGCGTGATCAGCTACGGCATCTATCTCACGCACATGTTATGCGCCAACGTCATACGCCGGATTGTGCACGAGGATCAGGGCCTGGCGCTCTTCGCCGGGACGATGACTCTCGTCGTCGTCGTGGCCTACCTGAGCTTCCGGTACTTCGAGACGCCTCTGCTGCGCATCAAGCGCCGCTTCGAGTCGTCGGCACAGCGCGCGGGAGACGAACTGGCCCGGACCGCGAACGGCGCCGAACAGCTAGC